In the Muricauda sp. MAR_2010_75 genome, one interval contains:
- a CDS encoding helix-turn-helix transcriptional regulator — MSFLRSLSIFWALFILFFASDMYAGGKNYALEDSAILQDSIHAELSAKEWKKFKYFEEKLQSSALSKKEKQHQLTGYTRDSLQILRVKLVAIKVLNEKNLLNKDIAENAEYYIDLLRKFKESNIPPAEYLFLEEKLAYLNQEALGQQLRQSRWLNFGLIALVLMLVLVFYQVRKQRKPILPELSKQETLVRNLILEGKSNKEIANELFISLSTVKSHITNIYGKLNVGNRQELLQNSTGTST; from the coding sequence ATGAGTTTCTTGAGGTCTCTTTCTATTTTTTGGGCGCTGTTTATACTTTTTTTTGCGAGCGATATGTACGCGGGAGGGAAAAATTACGCTTTGGAAGACTCAGCCATTTTGCAGGATAGTATTCATGCTGAACTGAGTGCTAAGGAATGGAAGAAATTCAAATATTTTGAGGAGAAACTGCAATCATCTGCCTTATCGAAAAAGGAGAAGCAACATCAATTGACCGGATATACCCGTGATTCTCTTCAGATTTTACGGGTAAAGTTGGTGGCCATTAAAGTTCTGAATGAAAAAAATCTGTTGAATAAAGACATTGCTGAAAACGCCGAATACTACATTGATTTGTTGAGAAAGTTCAAGGAGAGTAACATTCCTCCCGCTGAATACCTTTTTCTGGAAGAAAAATTGGCCTATCTGAACCAAGAAGCCCTAGGTCAACAATTGCGACAAAGCCGATGGCTGAATTTTGGACTTATTGCCCTCGTCTTGATGTTGGTATTGGTCTTCTATCAAGTTCGAAAACAGCGAAAACCCATTCTTCCCGAGTTGAGTAAACAAGAAACTTTGGTGCGCAACCTCATTTTAGAGGGAAAGAGCAACAAGGAAATTGCTAATGAGCTTTTCATCAGTCTAAGTACTGTGAAAAGTCATATCACCAATATTTATGGCAAGCTCAATGTGGGCAATCGCCAAGAACTTCTTCAAAATAGTACAGGTACTAGTACCTAA
- a CDS encoding prephenate dehydratase translates to MGLKIAIQGIKGSNHHQVAKDFFGEEIELLECLSFDAIIDHLLDGTADKGIMAIENSIAGSIIPNYNLVYHNKIHVIGEHYLSIHHNLMVLKGTSFEDIKEVHSHPMALLQCKEFFKEYPHIKLVESVDTAETAKRIRDEKLGHIAAIAPKMAAELYDLDIIAPEIQTIKNNATRFIILKKQNKVLPKEEINKASLRFITDHKRGSLATVLNVMSDCNLNLTKIQSLPVIETPWKYAFFVDVTFEEYEYFSKAKALLEIMSEDFTVLGEYKNALLL, encoded by the coding sequence ATGGGTTTAAAAATAGCCATACAGGGAATTAAAGGATCCAACCACCATCAAGTGGCCAAGGATTTTTTTGGAGAAGAAATTGAATTGCTCGAATGCCTCTCCTTTGATGCAATCATTGATCATTTATTGGATGGAACAGCGGACAAGGGCATCATGGCGATAGAGAATTCAATTGCAGGTTCCATTATTCCAAACTACAATTTGGTGTATCACAATAAAATACATGTAATAGGAGAGCACTATTTGAGTATCCATCATAACCTTATGGTGTTGAAAGGAACCTCTTTTGAGGACATCAAAGAGGTCCATTCGCATCCTATGGCCTTGTTACAGTGCAAGGAATTCTTCAAAGAATATCCACATATTAAGTTGGTGGAAAGTGTGGATACGGCAGAAACGGCAAAACGCATCAGGGATGAAAAATTAGGGCATATTGCAGCCATTGCACCAAAGATGGCCGCAGAATTGTACGATTTGGATATTATTGCCCCAGAAATCCAAACGATAAAAAATAACGCTACCCGTTTTATCATTCTAAAGAAACAGAATAAGGTTTTACCCAAAGAGGAGATTAATAAGGCTTCATTGCGATTTATCACAGATCATAAACGCGGAAGTTTGGCCACGGTTTTAAACGTGATGAGTGATTGCAACCTTAACCTGACCAAAATTCAGTCGCTTCCCGTGATTGAAACACCTTGGAAATATGCCTTTTTTGTGGATGTCACCTTTGAGGAGTATGAATATTTTTCAAAAGCCAAGGCATTGTTGGAAATCATGTCGGAGGATTTTACGGTTTTGGGCGAATATAAAAATGCATTGTTGTTATGA
- a CDS encoding redoxin domain-containing protein, producing MKTKLSVVLLAIFTILLGSCRQEQKQTDKVVDESSNEETNFFVTNPQEIPEQEVITLQIGEKAPDFNLPGVDGKFHSLSEYGDAKVLAVIFTCNHCPTAQAYEDRIIQLTSDYKDKGIQVVAISPNSINGLLLNELGYSDLGDSFEDMVVRAKDKNFNFPYLYDGDTHGVSIKYGPVATPHAFIFDSERKLAYVGRLDASEKPGTANAEDVRNAIDALLNDTPIEENMTKTFGCSVKWAWKDAYAKKVNKEWSEMKVTLEDIDAEGLKKLMQNDSDKLRLVNLWATWCGPCVLEYPEFVDIHRMYRGRDFEFISISADNMGSKDRALQFLQKKSSALTNYIYSGDDKYAMIEAIDPEWDGALPYTALIEPGGKIVYRKMGPIEPFQLKKTIVEHPMIGRYY from the coding sequence ATGAAGACCAAACTTTCTGTCGTACTGCTTGCCATTTTTACTATTCTTTTGGGTTCCTGCAGACAGGAACAAAAACAAACTGACAAAGTTGTGGATGAAAGTTCCAATGAAGAAACCAACTTTTTCGTCACAAATCCCCAAGAAATTCCAGAACAGGAAGTCATAACCCTTCAAATTGGGGAAAAAGCTCCGGATTTTAACCTTCCGGGGGTTGATGGCAAGTTCCATTCCCTTTCAGAGTATGGTGATGCCAAGGTATTGGCAGTCATCTTTACCTGTAACCATTGCCCAACCGCCCAAGCTTACGAAGACCGGATCATCCAATTGACTTCGGATTATAAGGACAAAGGGATACAAGTAGTGGCCATTTCACCCAATTCCATCAATGGACTTTTGTTGAATGAATTGGGTTACAGTGATCTAGGGGATTCCTTTGAAGATATGGTGGTACGTGCAAAAGATAAAAACTTCAATTTCCCCTATCTCTATGATGGCGACACACATGGGGTTTCGATAAAATACGGTCCAGTAGCGACTCCTCATGCCTTTATCTTTGATTCTGAAAGAAAGCTTGCCTATGTGGGGAGATTGGATGCTTCCGAAAAACCCGGGACCGCCAATGCCGAAGACGTGAGGAATGCCATTGATGCTTTATTGAATGACACTCCGATTGAGGAAAATATGACCAAAACCTTTGGCTGTTCCGTTAAGTGGGCCTGGAAGGATGCCTATGCCAAAAAGGTGAACAAGGAATGGAGTGAAATGAAGGTGACTTTGGAGGATATCGATGCTGAAGGACTTAAAAAATTGATGCAAAATGATTCGGACAAACTGCGCTTGGTCAACCTTTGGGCCACTTGGTGCGGACCTTGTGTCTTGGAATATCCCGAGTTTGTGGATATACACAGAATGTACCGTGGCAGGGATTTTGAGTTTATCTCCATAAGTGCCGACAACATGGGTTCGAAAGATAGAGCATTGCAGTTTTTACAGAAAAAATCATCCGCATTGACCAATTATATCTATTCCGGGGATGACAAATATGCCATGATAGAGGCCATTGATCCCGAATGGGATGGAGCATTGCCCTACACAGCCCTAATTGAGCCCGGCGGCAAGATCGTGTACCGGAAAATGGGACCCATTGAACCTTTTCAACTCAAAAAGACGATTGTGGAACATCCCATGATCGGGAGGTATTACTGA
- a CDS encoding DinB family protein codes for MKKKFVLTTLMLVSAIGLPLLAQSNNFIKEYLERLENSRKYLILVAEIMPEDKYAFKATPESMSFAEHLMHIAWAMDWHSQSLMGNREARDWNTDTELKVGSKSKEEMIATVYKTFDDTMELISNFDVTKLKERVDYFGLDRTKRQVLLLLADHITHHRGQMLVYMRINGVKPPRYVRYQ; via the coding sequence ATGAAAAAGAAATTTGTTCTAACAACCCTTATGCTGGTAAGTGCCATCGGATTACCTCTACTCGCCCAATCAAACAATTTTATCAAGGAATATTTGGAGCGTTTAGAAAATTCGAGGAAATATTTAATCCTTGTCGCAGAAATTATGCCTGAAGATAAATATGCCTTCAAGGCAACACCTGAATCCATGAGCTTTGCTGAACATTTAATGCATATTGCATGGGCAATGGATTGGCATAGCCAGTCCTTGATGGGAAATCGTGAAGCTAGGGATTGGAATACTGACACAGAGCTTAAAGTTGGCAGCAAATCCAAAGAGGAAATGATTGCCACTGTTTATAAAACCTTTGATGATACCATGGAGCTCATCTCAAATTTTGATGTAACCAAACTTAAGGAAAGAGTGGACTATTTTGGCCTAGATAGAACAAAAAGACAAGTTTTATTATTGCTTGCTGACCACATAACTCATCATAGAGGACAAATGCTTGTTTATATGCGAATAAACGGAGTAAAGCCACCAAGGTATGTTCGATACCAATAA
- a CDS encoding aminotransferase class V-fold PLP-dependent enzyme → MKKNSARLELSKEAMKSYGYQIVDAIVEHHDTQREKLPVALGSREEMDSLFLEEAPEQGSDPTQVLNFVLEKVMTTSTLMSHPKSYSFVPGPSNYISAMADALATGYNIFSGGWAASPAAAELEIVTIQWLLKIFGFPKKKGGGIFTSGGSMANLTAITTARRIKCGTDFSKAVIYLSDQAHSSNIKAIRVLGFKKEQIRIIPTDIEFKFSVNKLKNCIAKDRLEGLHPFCLIATSGTTNTGTVDPLVELGKICKKEDIWFHIDGAYGAAAILSQKGKQLLKGIEKADSLTVDPHKWFYQPYEMGCLLVRNHKNLSHTFTEKPEYLRDIEGNTSEINFYDHGIQLTRRFRALKFYISLKTFGLKEFRDAITYNIDLAEEVESNLRKSKYWEVVFPATLAVINFRYHPIEKNYTEKELDAINQYISQKVVASRKALLVTTLLHGQVVLRMCLINPRTTLDDIKETFDLCENFAMERELQRYT, encoded by the coding sequence ATGAAGAAGAACAGCGCCAGATTAGAATTGTCCAAGGAAGCCATGAAATCCTACGGGTATCAGATTGTTGATGCCATTGTGGAGCACCATGACACACAAAGAGAAAAGTTGCCCGTTGCCTTGGGTTCCCGCGAAGAAATGGACTCCCTATTTTTGGAAGAAGCCCCAGAACAAGGCTCTGACCCAACCCAAGTCCTGAACTTTGTCCTGGAAAAGGTGATGACCACCAGTACGTTGATGTCGCACCCAAAATCGTATTCCTTTGTTCCAGGTCCAAGTAATTACATCAGTGCCATGGCAGATGCATTGGCTACCGGTTACAACATATTTTCTGGCGGATGGGCCGCTTCCCCTGCTGCCGCCGAGTTGGAGATTGTGACCATTCAGTGGTTGCTGAAGATTTTTGGGTTCCCGAAGAAAAAAGGGGGCGGTATCTTCACCAGTGGCGGTTCTATGGCCAATTTAACAGCCATAACAACAGCGCGACGTATTAAATGCGGTACTGATTTTTCCAAAGCGGTGATCTATCTATCAGACCAAGCACACTCCTCCAATATTAAGGCCATAAGGGTATTGGGCTTTAAAAAGGAACAGATTCGAATCATTCCTACGGATATTGAATTCAAATTTTCGGTCAACAAACTCAAAAACTGTATTGCCAAGGATAGATTGGAGGGACTTCACCCCTTTTGCTTGATTGCCACATCGGGTACCACAAATACCGGAACCGTGGATCCTTTGGTGGAATTGGGCAAAATATGCAAAAAGGAAGATATTTGGTTCCATATTGATGGCGCTTATGGTGCGGCAGCCATCCTTTCTCAAAAAGGAAAGCAACTGCTAAAAGGCATTGAAAAAGCCGACTCACTAACGGTTGACCCCCATAAATGGTTTTACCAACCCTATGAAATGGGCTGTTTGCTGGTGCGAAACCACAAAAACCTGAGCCATACGTTTACTGAAAAACCCGAATATCTTCGGGATATTGAAGGAAACACTTCGGAAATCAATTTTTACGACCACGGTATACAGTTGACACGAAGATTTCGCGCATTGAAATTCTACATATCCCTTAAAACCTTTGGTTTAAAGGAGTTCAGGGATGCCATCACTTACAATATTGACCTAGCCGAGGAAGTGGAATCCAACTTGCGGAAAAGCAAATATTGGGAGGTTGTTTTTCCGGCGACTTTAGCGGTCATCAATTTCAGGTACCATCCCATCGAAAAAAATTACACCGAAAAGGAATTGGATGCCATCAACCAGTACATTTCGCAAAAAGTGGTGGCTTCACGGAAAGCACTTTTGGTAACAACCTTGCTGCATGGACAGGTGGTGCTACGGATGTGTCTCATCAATCCAAGGACCACTCTGGACGACATCAAGGAAACCTTTGATCTCTGTGAAAATTTTGCCATGGAAAGAGAACTGCAGCGCTATACTTGA
- a CDS encoding pyridoxal phosphate-dependent aminotransferase — protein sequence MITADRLHSVQEYYFSKKLREVRGLMNQGKPIINMGIGSPDLAPSPQVLETLRDSIMDNGAHQYQSYQGLPQLREAIADFYLQKFNVSVDPNTEILPLMGSKEGIMHISMAFLNVGDEVLLPNPGYPTYGSVTNLVGGVPVTYDLTLENGWFPDLEELSKKDLSKVKLMWVSYPHMPTGATATKEQLSDLVDFAQKHKILLVNDNPYSFVLSNNPTSILSIEGAKDCTLELNSLSKTFNMAGWRVGMVLGNEEHINAVLKVKSNMDSGMFYGIQKGAVAALQSGPEWFEELDKVYTKRRGLMFQLVEKLGCTYDKKAVGMFVWCKLPEGAPSSEEFIDQVLYDKDIFIAPGTIFGSNGEGYIRFSLCVKEEKIKEAIERFN from the coding sequence ATGATCACAGCAGATAGGTTACATAGCGTACAGGAATACTACTTCTCCAAAAAATTGAGGGAGGTTAGAGGATTGATGAACCAAGGGAAGCCCATCATCAATATGGGGATAGGAAGTCCAGATTTGGCACCATCGCCCCAAGTTTTGGAAACCTTACGGGATTCCATTATGGATAATGGGGCGCACCAATATCAAAGTTACCAAGGGTTGCCCCAGTTGCGGGAAGCTATTGCCGATTTCTATCTTCAGAAATTTAATGTGTCGGTCGACCCCAATACGGAAATATTACCGTTGATGGGGTCCAAGGAGGGTATCATGCACATTAGCATGGCTTTCTTGAACGTAGGCGATGAGGTGTTGCTGCCCAATCCCGGCTATCCAACCTATGGCTCAGTGACAAACTTGGTGGGTGGGGTGCCCGTGACCTATGATCTTACATTGGAAAATGGATGGTTCCCCGATTTGGAGGAACTTTCCAAGAAAGATTTATCGAAAGTTAAGTTGATGTGGGTCAGTTACCCGCACATGCCCACTGGAGCTACGGCGACCAAAGAGCAGTTGAGCGACTTGGTGGATTTCGCCCAAAAGCATAAAATTTTATTGGTCAATGACAATCCGTATAGTTTTGTGTTGTCCAATAACCCTACAAGTATTTTGTCCATTGAAGGGGCCAAAGATTGCACCTTGGAACTGAATAGCTTGAGCAAGACCTTTAACATGGCCGGATGGCGCGTGGGAATGGTTTTGGGGAATGAGGAACATATTAATGCTGTTCTCAAGGTGAAGAGCAATATGGATTCTGGCATGTTCTACGGTATTCAAAAAGGGGCTGTGGCAGCCTTGCAAAGTGGACCGGAATGGTTTGAAGAGTTGGATAAGGTATACACCAAAAGAAGGGGATTGATGTTCCAATTAGTGGAGAAGCTAGGCTGTACCTATGATAAAAAGGCCGTTGGCATGTTTGTGTGGTGCAAACTTCCCGAAGGAGCTCCATCTTCTGAGGAATTTATCGATCAGGTGTTGTACGACAAAGACATTTTTATTGCACCGGGAACCATTTTCGGAAGTAATGGAGAAGGATATATTCGTTTTTCACTCTGTGTGAAAGAGGAAAAAATAAAAGAGGCCATAGAAAGA
- the gldA gene encoding gliding motility-associated ABC transporter ATP-binding subunit GldA encodes MSITVTNITKTFGQQKALDNVSFSINKGEIVGFLGPNGAGKSTMMRILTTYYKADTGDAEVNGFDVLTAEKLVQKSIGYLPEHNPLYLEMYVKEYLAFNADVYQVPKSKIGEVIAQTGLTPEAHKKIGQLSKGYRQRVGLAAALLHDPEVLILDEPTTGLDPNQLVEIRKLIREIGKEKTILLSTHIMKEVEAVCDRVIIINKGKLVADKRLEELRETEEQIIEVEFDYRVEEQLLNQLPNVSNVKNIGGFVYEITFATSKDMRPAVFDFAHDNKLKTLQLSRKNKNLESLFSELTA; translated from the coding sequence ATGTCCATCACCGTAACCAATATCACCAAGACCTTTGGCCAACAAAAAGCACTGGACAACGTCTCCTTTTCCATCAACAAAGGAGAAATTGTTGGTTTTTTGGGACCCAATGGTGCAGGAAAATCCACCATGATGCGGATTTTGACTACCTATTACAAAGCCGATACGGGTGATGCCGAAGTGAATGGGTTTGATGTGTTGACAGCCGAAAAACTTGTACAAAAGAGCATTGGCTACCTGCCCGAGCACAATCCATTGTATTTGGAGATGTATGTAAAGGAATATCTGGCCTTCAATGCCGATGTGTACCAAGTGCCAAAATCTAAAATCGGTGAAGTGATTGCCCAAACTGGACTTACCCCTGAAGCCCACAAAAAAATTGGACAGCTATCCAAAGGATATCGTCAACGTGTAGGATTGGCCGCGGCCTTGTTACATGACCCCGAAGTATTAATTTTGGATGAACCCACCACAGGTTTGGACCCCAATCAGCTGGTGGAAATCCGAAAACTCATTCGGGAAATTGGGAAAGAAAAGACCATATTGCTCTCCACACACATCATGAAGGAAGTAGAAGCGGTCTGCGATCGGGTCATCATTATCAATAAAGGAAAACTGGTGGCGGACAAAAGATTGGAGGAACTCCGAGAAACGGAAGAGCAAATCATTGAAGTGGAGTTCGATTATCGGGTGGAAGAACAACTGCTCAACCAATTGCCCAACGTTTCCAACGTAAAAAATATTGGGGGCTTTGTTTATGAAATTACGTTTGCCACCTCCAAAGATATGCGTCCAGCGGTATTTGACTTTGCCCATGACAACAAATTGAAAACCCTTCAACTGAGTCGGAAAAATAAGAATCTGGAGAGCTTGTTTTCGGAACTTACCGCATAG
- a CDS encoding peptidase MA family metallohydrolase: MKKYPKLIFVFIFQLILVGCLENNEVSEKTDTDGWIKETKVSKLIKNVNFVFPESGYAFDYKEDFIKKALEAIEHNKNILQKNEFNDTIYVRVMSSRDEMFIYTGTRAGGNAYPYWSTVNIVLNEDETDPPIKHELMHLMAMLDWDYARSNIVWVNEGIATYAANNCNGYNVAEIYRYLLAEDKLISMEDLSADFYGQSEMVGYHQSGYIVQYLLENYSLKKFERLWTDGFERFEEIYGVSYQKMKNDLEETLVEKYPEAPKIDWEKFSKGCK; this comes from the coding sequence ATGAAAAAGTATCCAAAGCTAATTTTTGTTTTCATTTTCCAATTGATTTTAGTTGGCTGTCTTGAAAACAATGAAGTGTCTGAAAAAACCGATACAGATGGTTGGATAAAAGAAACCAAAGTCTCAAAACTGATAAAGAATGTCAATTTTGTTTTTCCTGAAAGCGGATATGCATTTGATTATAAAGAGGACTTCATAAAAAAGGCCCTTGAAGCCATCGAGCATAATAAAAACATTCTCCAAAAAAATGAGTTCAATGATACCATTTATGTTCGGGTTATGTCTTCGCGGGATGAAATGTTTATCTATACTGGGACAAGGGCCGGTGGAAATGCATATCCATATTGGAGTACGGTCAATATTGTTTTAAACGAGGATGAAACAGACCCACCCATAAAACACGAATTAATGCACTTGATGGCAATGTTGGATTGGGACTATGCGAGGAGCAACATTGTTTGGGTCAATGAAGGTATTGCAACCTATGCTGCCAACAATTGTAATGGATATAATGTGGCAGAAATATATAGGTATCTCCTAGCAGAAGATAAGTTGATTTCAATGGAGGATTTAAGTGCAGATTTTTATGGCCAATCAGAGATGGTCGGTTACCATCAATCAGGATATATTGTCCAATACCTTTTGGAGAATTATAGCTTGAAAAAATTCGAACGACTTTGGACGGATGGATTTGAGAGGTTTGAAGAAATTTATGGGGTTTCTTATCAAAAAATGAAAAATGATTTAGAAGAAACGCTTGTTGAAAAATATCCCGAAGCACCTAAAATTGATTGGGAAAAATTCAGCAAAGGTTGCAAGTAA